Proteins from a genomic interval of Pseudomonas sp. RC10:
- a CDS encoding chorismate lyase has protein sequence MIQQNPACPSPHWLTRDQLIEAPDTVVLEWLFHEDSLTRRLTRLSHDGFSVMPLFEGWQRLRADECAALDLADGSEGWVREVYLLGHGEKWVFARSVAGRAALERDGLHMDELGTRSLGELLFSDRAFARGPLQICQYPALWLPNADVAPGLWGRRSCFSRGPLSILVAEVFLPTVWHAIHHIADSHQERR, from the coding sequence GTGATCCAGCAAAATCCTGCATGCCCTTCCCCTCACTGGCTGACGCGCGATCAACTGATCGAAGCGCCTGACACCGTCGTCCTCGAATGGCTGTTCCACGAAGACTCCCTGACCCGCCGCCTGACCCGGCTCTCTCACGATGGCTTTAGCGTCATGCCCTTGTTCGAGGGCTGGCAACGTCTGCGTGCCGACGAATGCGCGGCGTTGGACTTGGCCGATGGCAGCGAAGGCTGGGTGCGCGAGGTGTACCTGCTGGGCCATGGCGAAAAATGGGTGTTCGCCCGGAGCGTGGCCGGTCGTGCCGCGCTGGAGCGGGACGGTCTGCACATGGACGAACTCGGCACGCGATCGTTGGGCGAGTTGCTGTTCAGCGACCGCGCGTTCGCACGCGGTCCGTTGCAAATCTGCCAATACCCCGCGCTGTGGCTGCCCAACGCCGATGTCGCGCCCGGTCTCTGGGGGCGACGCTCCTGCTTCAGCCGCGGCCCGTTAAGCATTCTGGTGGCTGAAGTGTTTTTGCCGACGGTCTGGCACGCCATCCATCACATTGCCGATTCCCATCAGGAGCGCCGCTGA
- the ubiA gene encoding 4-hydroxybenzoate octaprenyltransferase, which produces MYLSLLKALSRLHPRAWDFIQLMRIEKPIGIYLLLWPTLWALWIAGKGSPSLGNVLIFVIGVFLMRAAGCVINDFADRKVDGHVKRTEQRPLVSGKVTSKEALALFAILVALSFGLVLLTNATTIWLSFGGLALAATYPFMKRYTYYPQVVLGAAFSWGMPMAFTAQTGDLPAAAWLLYIANLLWTVGYDTYYAMTDREDDLKIGVKSTAVLFGDADRVIILTLQGLALFCLMLAGSRFELGLYFFLGLLVAAGCFAWEFWSTRDKDPQACFKAFLHNHWAGLAIFVGIVVDYALR; this is translated from the coding sequence ATGTACCTGTCGCTGCTCAAAGCCCTCTCCCGTCTGCACCCTCGCGCTTGGGACTTCATTCAACTGATGCGCATCGAGAAGCCGATCGGCATTTACCTGCTGCTGTGGCCGACGCTGTGGGCGTTGTGGATCGCGGGCAAAGGCTCGCCGTCGCTGGGTAATGTGCTGATTTTCGTAATCGGCGTGTTCCTGATGCGCGCCGCAGGCTGCGTGATCAATGACTTCGCGGACCGCAAGGTCGATGGACACGTCAAACGCACCGAGCAACGCCCGCTGGTGAGTGGCAAAGTCACGTCGAAGGAAGCGCTGGCGCTGTTCGCGATTCTGGTGGCGCTGAGCTTTGGTCTTGTCTTGCTGACCAACGCCACCACGATCTGGCTGTCGTTCGGCGGCCTGGCGCTGGCGGCGACCTACCCATTCATGAAGCGCTACACCTATTACCCGCAAGTGGTGCTGGGCGCTGCGTTCTCGTGGGGCATGCCGATGGCGTTCACGGCGCAGACCGGCGATCTGCCCGCTGCGGCGTGGCTGCTGTACATCGCTAACCTGCTGTGGACCGTGGGCTACGACACCTATTACGCGATGACCGACCGCGAAGACGACTTGAAGATTGGCGTGAAATCCACGGCGGTGCTGTTCGGCGACGCGGACCGGGTGATCATCCTGACGCTGCAGGGCCTGGCGCTGTTCTGCCTGATGCTGGCCGGATCACGCTTCGAGCTGGGGCTGTACTTTTTCCTCGGCCTGCTCGTAGCCGCCGGGTGTTTCGCCTGGGAGTTCTGGTCGACGCGGGACAAAGATCCGCAAGCCTGTTTCAAAGCCTTTCTGCATAACCACTGGGCGGGGCTGGCGATCTTCGTCGGAATTGTCGTGGACTACGCGCTGCGCTGA
- the phoB gene encoding phosphate regulon transcriptional regulator PhoB, which translates to MVGRSILIVDDEAPIREMIAVALEMAGYDCMEAENSQQAHAVIVDRKPDLILLDWMLPGTSGIELARRLKRDELTGDIPIIMLTAKGEEDNKIQGLEVGADDYITKPFSPRELVARLKAVLRRAGPNDGESPIEVGGLLLDPISHRVTIDGKPAEMGPTEYRLLQFFMTHQERAYTRGQLLDQVWGGNVYVEERTVDVHIRRLRKALGDAYENLVQTVRGTGYRFSTKS; encoded by the coding sequence ATGGTTGGCAGGAGCATTCTGATCGTCGACGACGAAGCGCCGATTCGCGAGATGATCGCCGTCGCACTGGAAATGGCCGGCTATGACTGCATGGAGGCAGAGAACTCTCAACAGGCTCACGCCGTCATCGTCGACCGCAAACCCGATTTGATTCTGCTCGACTGGATGCTGCCTGGCACTTCCGGCATCGAGCTGGCGCGCCGTTTGAAGCGCGACGAGCTGACCGGCGACATCCCGATCATCATGCTCACCGCCAAAGGCGAAGAGGACAACAAGATCCAGGGTCTTGAAGTCGGCGCCGATGATTACATCACCAAGCCTTTCTCCCCCCGCGAACTGGTCGCGCGCCTCAAGGCCGTGCTGCGTCGTGCGGGTCCGAACGACGGCGAGTCGCCGATCGAAGTTGGCGGTCTGCTGCTCGACCCGATCAGCCACCGTGTCACCATCGACGGCAAGCCTGCCGAGATGGGCCCGACCGAATACCGCCTGCTGCAGTTCTTCATGACGCACCAGGAACGCGCCTACACCCGTGGTCAGTTGCTCGATCAGGTCTGGGGCGGCAACGTTTATGTGGAAGAGCGCACCGTTGACGTTCATATCCGTCGTCTGCGCAAAGCCCTCGGCGATGCCTATGAAAATCTGGTACAAACCGTCCGCGGTACTGGCTACCGTTTCTCCACCAAAAGCTGA
- the phoR gene encoding phosphate regulon sensor histidine kinase PhoR translates to MNHNWHGTLIRHLLLLVTAALLAGLISGHYGACLAVALGLYLAWTLKQLLRLHDWLRHHKPDEPPPDGYGLWGDVFDSIYHLQRRDQRVRGRLQAVIDRVQESTAALKDAVIMLDSDGNLEWWNRASETLLGLKTPQDSGQPVTNLVRHPRFKEYFEQANYAEPLEIPSPVNDRLRIQMLITRYGNNEHLMLVRDVTRLHQLEQMRKDFVANVSHELRTPLTVICGYLETLLDNAEDVNPRWLRALQQMNQQGGRMQTLLNDLLLLAKLEATDYPSDNQPVSVPALLQSITSDAQALSGSKNQQITLDIEDHVNLKGSEAELRSAFSNLIFNAVKYTPADGRIRVRWWADGRGAHLSVQDSGIGIDPKHIPRLTERFYRVDSSRASNTGGTGLGLAIVKHVLLRHRGAMEINSVLGKGSVFICNFAPAQMTKP, encoded by the coding sequence TTGAATCACAACTGGCATGGCACCCTGATCCGCCACCTGCTGCTATTGGTCACGGCCGCGCTGCTGGCCGGGTTGATCAGTGGGCACTACGGCGCGTGCCTGGCTGTCGCTCTGGGTCTGTACTTGGCCTGGACCCTCAAACAATTGCTGCGCCTGCACGATTGGTTGCGCCATCACAAACCCGACGAGCCACCGCCTGACGGCTACGGCCTGTGGGGCGACGTCTTCGACAGCATTTATCACCTGCAACGCCGCGACCAACGCGTGCGGGGGCGTTTGCAAGCGGTCATTGATCGTGTGCAGGAGTCCACGGCAGCGCTGAAAGACGCGGTGATCATGCTCGACAGCGATGGCAACCTGGAATGGTGGAACCGCGCGTCTGAAACTCTTCTGGGCCTGAAAACCCCTCAAGACAGCGGCCAGCCGGTCACCAACCTGGTGCGCCACCCGCGCTTCAAGGAATATTTCGAGCAAGCCAATTACGCCGAGCCGCTGGAGATTCCATCGCCGGTGAATGATCGCTTGCGCATTCAGATGCTGATCACTCGCTACGGCAACAACGAGCACCTGATGCTGGTGCGTGACGTCACCCGCCTTCATCAGCTGGAGCAGATGCGCAAGGATTTCGTCGCCAACGTGTCCCATGAGCTGCGAACGCCACTAACGGTCATCTGTGGTTATCTGGAAACCTTGCTCGATAACGCTGAAGACGTGAACCCTCGCTGGCTGCGTGCGTTGCAGCAGATGAACCAGCAAGGTGGCCGCATGCAGACCCTGCTCAACGACCTGCTGTTGCTGGCGAAGCTCGAAGCCACTGATTACCCGTCGGACAACCAGCCCGTGTCGGTCCCCGCCCTCCTGCAATCCATTACCAGTGACGCGCAGGCGTTGTCCGGCAGCAAGAATCAGCAGATCACGCTGGACATCGAAGACCACGTGAACCTCAAAGGCAGCGAAGCGGAGTTGCGAAGCGCGTTCTCCAACTTGATCTTCAATGCCGTGAAATACACCCCCGCCGACGGCAGGATCCGCGTGCGCTGGTGGGCTGACGGACGTGGCGCACACCTGAGCGTGCAAGACTCGGGCATCGGCATCGACCCCAAACACATCCCACGCCTGACTGAACGTTTCTACCGGGTCGACTCCAGCCGTGCGTCCAACACCGGCGGCACCGGATTGGGGTTGGCCATCGTCAAGCACGTGCTGTTGCGCCATCGGGGCGCAATGGAGATCAACAGTGTGTTGGGCAAAGGCAGCGTATTTATCTGCAACTTCGCTCCCGCGCAAATGACCAAGCCCTAG
- a CDS encoding hemolysin family protein, with product MDPSPGISLASIFADFGMILFAMILVLLNGFFVAAEFAMVKLRSTRVEAIAEKNGWRGRILRTVHSQLDAYLSACQLGITLASLGLGWVGEPAFAHLLAPLLEMLGVNSPEVVKGVSFFTAFFLISYLHIVVGELAPKSWAIRKPELLSLWTAVPLYLFYWAMYPAIYLLNASANGILRIAGQGEPGPHHEHHYSREELKLILHSSRGQDPSDQGMRVLASAVEMGELEVVDWANSREDLVTLDFNAPLKEILALFRRHKFSRYPVYDAERGEFVGLLHIKDLLLELAALDHLPEAFDLAELTRPLERVSKHMPLSRLLEQFRQGGAHFALVEEADGKVIGYLTMEDVLEVLVGDIQDEHRKAERGILAYQPGKLLVRGDTPLFKVERLLSIDLDHVEAETLAGLIYDSLKRVPEEEEVMEVEGLRIIIKKMKGPKIVLAKVLKLD from the coding sequence ATGGACCCTTCCCCTGGTATTAGCCTCGCTTCGATTTTCGCCGACTTCGGCATGATTCTCTTCGCAATGATTCTGGTCCTGCTCAACGGCTTCTTCGTTGCGGCAGAGTTCGCCATGGTCAAACTGCGCTCTACACGCGTGGAAGCCATTGCCGAGAAAAACGGCTGGCGCGGCCGCATCCTGCGCACGGTTCACAGTCAACTCGACGCCTACCTCTCGGCCTGTCAGCTGGGCATCACCCTCGCCTCCCTTGGCCTGGGTTGGGTCGGTGAACCTGCGTTCGCGCATTTGCTGGCGCCGCTGCTGGAAATGCTGGGCGTGAATTCGCCGGAAGTCGTCAAAGGCGTGTCGTTCTTCACGGCCTTCTTCCTCATCTCTTACCTGCACATCGTGGTCGGCGAGCTGGCACCCAAATCCTGGGCCATTCGCAAACCAGAGCTGCTGTCGCTGTGGACGGCGGTGCCGCTGTACCTGTTCTACTGGGCCATGTACCCGGCGATTTACCTGCTCAACGCCAGCGCCAACGGCATTCTGCGCATCGCAGGTCAGGGCGAGCCTGGCCCGCATCACGAGCACCATTACAGCCGCGAAGAGCTCAAGCTGATCCTGCACTCCAGCCGGGGCCAGGACCCAAGCGACCAAGGCATGCGCGTGCTCGCCTCCGCTGTTGAAATGGGCGAGCTGGAAGTGGTGGACTGGGCAAACTCCCGCGAAGACCTCGTCACGCTGGATTTCAACGCGCCACTCAAGGAAATCCTCGCGCTGTTCCGCCGCCACAAGTTCAGCCGCTACCCGGTGTACGACGCCGAGCGTGGCGAATTCGTCGGCCTGCTGCACATCAAGGACCTGCTGCTGGAACTGGCGGCGCTGGATCATCTCCCGGAAGCGTTCGATTTGGCCGAGCTGACCCGTCCGCTTGAGCGCGTGTCCAAACACATGCCGCTGTCGCGCCTGCTGGAGCAGTTTCGTCAGGGCGGCGCGCACTTCGCTCTGGTCGAGGAAGCCGATGGCAAGGTGATCGGCTACCTGACCATGGAAGACGTGCTGGAAGTGCTGGTGGGCGACATCCAGGACGAACACCGCAAGGCCGAGCGCGGCATCCTCGCGTACCAACCGGGCAAACTGCTGGTGCGGGGTGATACACCTCTGTTCAAGGTCGAGCGGCTGCTGAGCATCGATCTGGACCACGTCGAGGCCGAAACCCTTGCCGGCCTGATTTACGACAGCCTGAAGCGCGTGCCTGAGGAAGAGGAAGTCATGGAAGTCGAAGGGCTGCGCATCATCATCAAAAAGATGAAAGGCCCGAAGATTGTGCTGGCGAAGGTGTTGAAGCTGGATTGA
- a CDS encoding peptidoglycan DD-metalloendopeptidase family protein, protein MLERLLVVCALLLAAQSASAITIYRFTDANGVVSFTDQPVKGAQAMKLRERMVEHIDSQVRLNVKKAKGTDSLYVRNDLYAPVEIELKLSGVKNVVGVADQVIRRTIPARSSERLIALSPQIPSKAMAYKPSLRSIVGDPQRGLVSNVGGYRYPLPWVGGPFRISQGPNGAYSHVGARSRYAIDIAMPEGTQIIAARSGTVIKTENSQTGRGANPSGNFVRILHDDGTMGVYLHLKQGSVSVKEGQRIVVGTPLGLSGNTGNSTGPHLHFVVQRNVGLALESIPYEFAQPVQSLPNFAIGGN, encoded by the coding sequence ATGTTAGAGCGCTTGCTGGTCGTGTGTGCATTGCTACTGGCTGCGCAGTCGGCCTCCGCCATCACCATTTATCGATTCACCGACGCTAACGGCGTGGTCTCGTTCACCGACCAACCCGTCAAAGGCGCCCAGGCGATGAAGTTGCGCGAGCGCATGGTCGAGCACATCGACAGTCAGGTACGCCTGAACGTCAAAAAAGCCAAAGGCACCGACAGTCTTTACGTGCGCAACGACCTGTATGCGCCGGTGGAAATCGAGCTCAAGCTGTCAGGCGTGAAGAACGTCGTTGGCGTCGCCGATCAGGTCATTCGCCGCACGATTCCCGCCCGCAGCAGCGAACGGCTGATCGCCCTCAGCCCGCAAATCCCGAGCAAGGCCATGGCCTACAAGCCGAGCTTGCGCTCGATTGTCGGCGACCCGCAGCGGGGCCTTGTGAGCAACGTGGGCGGGTATCGTTATCCGCTGCCGTGGGTCGGCGGGCCATTCCGCATCAGCCAGGGCCCCAACGGCGCCTACAGCCATGTGGGTGCGAGAAGCCGCTACGCCATCGACATCGCCATGCCGGAAGGCACACAGATCATCGCCGCGCGCAGCGGGACCGTGATCAAGACCGAGAATAGCCAGACAGGCCGAGGCGCGAACCCCTCAGGCAACTTCGTGCGCATCTTGCACGACGACGGGACGATGGGCGTTTACCTGCATTTGAAGCAAGGGTCGGTCAGCGTGAAGGAAGGGCAGCGCATCGTGGTGGGCACGCCACTGGGGCTTTCCGGCAACACCGGCAACAGCACTGGGCCGCACCTGCACTTCGTGGTGCAGCGCAACGTCGGGCTGGCGCTGGAGTCGATCCCCTACGAATTCGCCCAGCCAGTGCAGAGCCTGCCGAATTTTGCGATTGGCGGGAATTGA
- a CDS encoding response regulator: protein MSKVSVLVVDDAPFIRDLVKKGLRNAFPGVTLEDAVNGRKAQVLLTKEVFDLVLCDWEMPEMSGLELLTWCRQQESLKGMPFIMVTSRGDKENVIQAIQAGVSDFIGKPFTNEQLLTKVKKALHKVGKLEALMSSGPARAAAAFANDSLSALTGNRPEVVSATPAVSAPTQPLIRPAAPAAASTEPTGRGQGQLRLSSGTQQCVIKALTLKEASLVVRRSEILPQILDSAVLDLEQGENAEVARLNGYLHAIAAFEQKPDSDWLQLTFRFVDQDTQKLDYLSRLIARGTALKHFVPGA, encoded by the coding sequence ATGAGTAAAGTCAGTGTATTGGTGGTGGATGACGCGCCGTTCATCCGCGACCTGGTTAAGAAAGGGCTGCGTAACGCCTTTCCCGGCGTCACGCTGGAAGACGCAGTCAATGGCCGAAAAGCTCAGGTCCTGCTGACCAAAGAGGTGTTCGACCTGGTGTTGTGCGATTGGGAAATGCCCGAGATGTCCGGGCTTGAATTGCTGACCTGGTGCCGTCAGCAAGAAAGCCTGAAAGGCATGCCTTTCATCATGGTGACCAGCCGTGGTGACAAGGAAAACGTCATTCAGGCGATTCAGGCGGGCGTTTCCGATTTCATCGGCAAGCCGTTCACCAATGAACAGTTGCTGACCAAAGTGAAGAAGGCGCTGCACAAGGTCGGCAAGCTGGAGGCCTTGATGTCGTCCGGCCCGGCTCGTGCTGCAGCGGCGTTCGCCAACGACTCCCTGAGCGCGCTGACGGGCAATCGTCCGGAAGTCGTGTCCGCCACGCCAGCGGTGTCTGCTCCGACGCAACCGTTGATCAGGCCTGCCGCTCCGGCCGCGGCGTCGACCGAGCCCACCGGCCGTGGTCAGGGCCAGTTGCGTCTGTCCAGCGGCACTCAGCAATGCGTGATCAAGGCCTTGACGCTGAAAGAGGCGTCGCTGGTCGTACGACGCAGCGAAATCCTGCCGCAGATTCTGGACAGCGCCGTGCTCGATCTGGAGCAAGGCGAGAACGCCGAGGTTGCCCGTTTGAACGGTTATCTGCACGCCATCGCCGCGTTCGAGCAGAAACCAGATAGCGACTGGCTGCAACTGACCTTCCGCTTCGTCGACCAAGACACCCAGAAGCTCGACTACCTGTCGCGCCTGATTGCTCGCGGCACAGCGCTCAAGCACTTCGTGCCTGGGGCGTAA
- the phoU gene encoding phosphate signaling complex protein PhoU, translated as MIKDSHTHHISQQFNAELEEVRSHLLEMGGLVEKQVNDAVTALIEADSGLAQRVREVDDRINQMERNIDEECLRILARRQPAASDLRLIISISKSVIDLERIGDESTKIARRAIQLCEEGESPRGYVEVRHISDQVSKMVRDALDSFARFDADLALSVAKYDKTIDREYKTALRELVTYMMEDPRSISRVLNVIWVLRSLERIGDHARNISELVIYLVRGTDVRHLGLKRMQEEVEGLSAEIPNVPASPDDK; from the coding sequence ATGATCAAAGACAGCCACACACATCACATCTCCCAGCAGTTCAACGCTGAACTGGAAGAGGTTCGCAGCCACCTGCTGGAAATGGGTGGCCTGGTCGAGAAGCAGGTCAATGACGCGGTCACCGCGCTGATCGAAGCCGATTCGGGCCTCGCCCAACGGGTTCGTGAAGTCGACGATCGCATCAACCAGATGGAGCGCAACATCGACGAAGAGTGCCTGCGCATTCTGGCCCGTCGTCAGCCTGCCGCTTCCGACCTGCGTCTGATCATCAGCATCTCCAAGTCGGTCATCGACCTGGAGCGCATCGGTGACGAATCCACCAAGATCGCCCGTCGCGCCATTCAGCTGTGCGAAGAAGGCGAGTCGCCACGCGGTTATGTGGAAGTGCGCCACATCAGTGACCAGGTGAGCAAAATGGTCCGTGACGCTCTCGATTCGTTCGCCCGTTTCGACGCCGATCTGGCGCTGTCGGTCGCGAAGTACGACAAGACCATCGACCGCGAGTACAAGACCGCGCTGCGTGAGCTGGTCACCTACATGATGGAAGACCCGCGCTCGATTTCTCGCGTGCTCAACGTGATCTGGGTCCTGCGTTCGCTGGAGCGTATCGGCGACCACGCTCGTAACATCTCGGAGCTGGTGATCTATCTGGTGCGCGGTACCGATGTGCGTCACCTGGGTCTCAAGCGCATGCAGGAAGAAGTCGAAGGTCTGTCCGCCGAAATACCTAATGTTCCGGCCTCGCCTGACGATAAGTAA
- the pstB gene encoding phosphate ABC transporter ATP-binding protein PstB, which translates to MQKDPHTHGVNMSALGRKRQGLDMASEDVALEVPGLNLFYGDKQALFDIQMNIPKQRVTSFIGPSGCGKSTLLRTFNRMNDLVDGCRVQGEIKLYGHDIYTKGEDVAELRRRVGMVFQKPNPFPKTVYENVVYGLRIQGINKKRTLDEAVEWALRGAALWDEVKDRLHESALGLSGGQQQRLVIARTIAVEPEVLLLDEPCSALDPISTLKVEELIYELKSKYTIVIVTHNMQQAARVSDYTAFMHMGKVVEFGDTDTLFTNPTKKQTEDYITGRYG; encoded by the coding sequence ATGCAGAAAGATCCACACACACACGGCGTGAACATGTCGGCCCTGGGGCGCAAGCGCCAGGGATTGGACATGGCCAGCGAAGACGTGGCGCTGGAAGTGCCGGGCCTGAACCTGTTCTACGGCGACAAGCAGGCGCTGTTCGACATTCAGATGAACATCCCGAAGCAACGGGTGACGTCGTTCATCGGCCCGTCGGGCTGTGGCAAATCGACTTTGTTGCGCACGTTCAACCGCATGAACGATCTGGTGGACGGCTGCCGGGTGCAGGGCGAGATCAAGCTGTACGGCCACGACATCTACACCAAGGGTGAAGACGTTGCCGAACTGCGCCGTCGCGTGGGCATGGTGTTCCAGAAGCCCAACCCTTTCCCCAAGACCGTGTATGAAAACGTGGTCTATGGCTTGCGGATTCAGGGCATCAACAAAAAGCGCACGCTCGACGAGGCGGTCGAGTGGGCACTGCGTGGCGCGGCGCTGTGGGACGAGGTCAAAGACCGCCTGCATGAGTCGGCGCTCGGGCTTTCCGGTGGTCAGCAGCAACGTCTGGTGATCGCCCGCACTATCGCCGTCGAACCTGAAGTGCTGCTGCTGGATGAGCCGTGCTCCGCGCTCGACCCGATTTCGACGTTAAAAGTCGAAGAGCTGATCTACGAACTGAAATCCAAATACACCATTGTGATCGTTACCCACAACATGCAGCAGGCGGCGCGTGTATCGGATTACACCGCTTTTATGCACATGGGCAAGGTGGTCGAGTTTGGGGACACCGATACGTTGTTCACCAATCCGACCAAAAAGCAGACTGAAGACTACATAACCGGTCGTTACGGCTAG
- the pstA gene encoding phosphate ABC transporter permease PstA, with protein sequence MQMKKTSLKSWFNSGAPGVWISAGAVSIAVIMTIGLLAVIAVRGLGHFWPADVISAQYDVPGQEKHVLVGELVQSEQVPRARLKATGLPVPDQGPEFMTRDLFKVGNRDLNPSDFSWVIGEWLKDQKRPAELMTIERREWGNFYGYLVNVKENGKVVAEGEAAWPQLRERIERAQTISDELDSLEKTDIGAINHGIERLRLQARKLELNGQLDAEAQADMATERAEYDARYKDIESRLSALHADFARDSLTARDANGKEVEISLGKVVHAYQPNAMGVATKLGFYFQKLWEFLSDDPREANTEGGIFPAIFGTVMMTLIMAVIVTPFGVLAAVYLREYARQGLVTRLIRIAVNNLAGVPAIVYGVFGLGFFVYVLGGSLDRLFFPEALPTPTFGTPGLLWASLTLALLAVPVVIVATEEGLARIPLTLREGSLALGATKAETLWKIVLPMASPAMMTGLILAVARAAGEVAPLMLVGVVKLAPSLPVDGNYPYLHLDQKIMHLGFHIYDVGFQSPNVEAARPLVYATALLLVLVIALLNLSAVTIRNRLREKYRALDG encoded by the coding sequence ATGCAGATGAAAAAGACCTCCCTCAAGAGCTGGTTCAACAGCGGCGCCCCCGGCGTGTGGATCAGCGCGGGTGCCGTGTCGATTGCCGTGATCATGACCATCGGCTTGTTGGCGGTGATTGCCGTGCGCGGGCTGGGGCATTTCTGGCCAGCGGACGTGATTTCCGCCCAATACGACGTTCCCGGCCAGGAAAAACACGTGCTGGTCGGCGAGCTGGTGCAGTCCGAGCAAGTCCCACGTGCCCGCCTCAAGGCGACCGGATTGCCGGTGCCAGATCAAGGGCCAGAGTTCATGACCCGCGACCTGTTCAAGGTCGGAAACCGCGACCTCAACCCCAGCGATTTCAGCTGGGTCATCGGTGAGTGGCTGAAGGACCAGAAAAGACCCGCCGAGCTGATGACGATCGAGCGTCGGGAGTGGGGCAATTTTTACGGCTATCTGGTCAACGTCAAAGAAAACGGGAAGGTCGTTGCCGAGGGCGAGGCCGCGTGGCCACAGTTGCGCGAGCGCATCGAGCGGGCGCAGACGATCTCCGATGAATTGGACAGTCTGGAAAAGACCGACATCGGCGCGATCAACCACGGCATCGAACGCCTGCGCCTTCAGGCTCGCAAGCTGGAGCTTAACGGTCAACTGGACGCCGAGGCCCAGGCCGACATGGCGACCGAGCGCGCCGAGTACGACGCGCGTTACAAGGATATCGAGTCGCGCCTCTCTGCCTTGCATGCTGATTTTGCGCGCGACAGCCTGACCGCCCGTGACGCCAACGGCAAAGAAGTGGAAATCAGCCTTGGCAAGGTTGTGCACGCGTATCAGCCCAATGCCATGGGCGTTGCGACCAAGTTGGGCTTCTACTTCCAGAAGCTGTGGGAATTCCTCAGCGACGACCCGCGCGAAGCCAACACCGAGGGCGGGATTTTCCCGGCGATCTTCGGCACCGTAATGATGACCCTGATCATGGCGGTGATCGTGACCCCGTTCGGCGTGCTGGCGGCGGTCTATCTGCGTGAATACGCCCGTCAGGGGCTGGTGACGCGGCTGATCCGCATTGCCGTGAACAACCTGGCGGGTGTGCCGGCCATTGTGTACGGCGTGTTCGGCCTGGGGTTCTTCGTCTATGTGCTCGGCGGTTCGCTGGATCGGCTGTTCTTCCCCGAAGCGCTGCCTACGCCGACATTTGGCACGCCGGGTCTGCTTTGGGCGTCGTTGACCCTCGCGCTGCTCGCGGTGCCGGTGGTGATCGTGGCGACCGAGGAAGGTCTGGCGCGCATCCCGCTGACCCTGCGCGAAGGCTCGCTGGCACTCGGCGCGACCAAAGCTGAAACCCTGTGGAAGATCGTGCTGCCAATGGCCAGCCCGGCCATGATGACCGGCCTGATTCTGGCTGTCGCTCGCGCAGCGGGTGAAGTCGCGCCGTTGATGCTGGTGGGCGTGGTCAAGCTTGCGCCGTCGCTGCCCGTGGACGGCAACTACCCGTATTTGCACCTCGATCAGAAGATCATGCACTTGGGCTTTCATATTTATGACGTGGGCTTCCAGAGCCCCAACGTCGAAGCTGCACGGCCGCTGGTGTACGCCACGGCGCTGTTGCTGGTGCTGGTGATTGCGCTGTTGAACCTGTCGGCGGTGACCATTCGCAACCGGCTGCGCGAGAAGTATCGCGCCCTCGATGGATGA